From Desulfobacterales bacterium, the proteins below share one genomic window:
- a CDS encoding Nif3-like dinuclear metal center hexameric protein, with product MTLVSDVINLMNELAPPKLAEEWDNPGLQAGSPAWPVKKIMVALDATPAVVNNACQQNADLLITHHPFIFKAMKQLDYSTPLGRMIETAMNHRLSIFSAHTNLDWTAGGLNDQFAEMIGLKNVSVLAAPAQAAEASPESGQGRMGELEPPLDLAGFAGNIKAALKLQTLRVTGPFDMMVSRVAVCTGGGSGLMDAFFASKAHVFVTGDLRYHDARNAELYNRGLIDAGHFATEHIVVDLLCRKLSDGLAEKGHEVSVIGSDKESEPFINF from the coding sequence ATGACCCTGGTATCTGATGTCATCAATTTAATGAATGAACTGGCGCCGCCGAAGCTGGCGGAAGAATGGGACAACCCCGGCCTTCAGGCCGGAAGCCCGGCATGGCCGGTTAAAAAGATCATGGTGGCCCTGGATGCCACGCCGGCGGTGGTAAATAACGCCTGTCAGCAGAATGCGGATCTTCTGATCACCCATCATCCCTTTATTTTTAAGGCCATGAAACAGCTTGATTACAGCACGCCGCTGGGCCGGATGATCGAGACCGCAATGAACCACCGGCTTTCCATATTTTCGGCCCACACCAACCTGGACTGGACCGCCGGCGGCTTAAACGATCAATTCGCCGAAATGATCGGCCTGAAGAATGTATCGGTGCTGGCGGCACCGGCGCAGGCAGCTGAGGCCTCGCCGGAAAGCGGTCAGGGCCGCATGGGGGAGCTTGAGCCGCCCTTAGATCTTGCCGGTTTTGCCGGAAATATCAAGGCGGCCTTGAAACTTCAGACCCTTCGCGTGACCGGCCCCTTTGATATGATGGTCAGCCGGGTGGCCGTTTGTACCGGCGGCGGGTCCGGTCTGATGGATGCGTTTTTTGCCAGCAAAGCCCATGTATTTGTCACCGGCGATCTCAGATATCATGATGCCCGCAATGCCGAGCTTTACAATCGCGGTCTGATCGATGCGGGCCATTTTGCCACAGAGCATATTGTTGTGGATCTGCTTTGCCGCAAGCTTTCGGACGGATTGGCGGAAAAAGGCCACGAGGTATCAGTTATCGGCTCGGACAAGGAAAGCGAGCCGTTTATTAATTTTTAG
- a CDS encoding C4-type zinc ribbon domain-containing protein: MDSHTLKEQIELLIDLQGKEIAAAQIDAELKKIPAQISEMDAGLAEIEKRFEEEKASLESLKKTYRTQEADIQTHQSRIQKRESQLRSVKTNQEYRAILKEIGGIKAEASRIEDNMLQCLDDTEAAEKGIAEMSREYKQEQAQISEKKAELEAYAESRRKARDKLLAERDEIMQHIHADMLKRYNFVKQQTGGVKVIVAAREGICMGCNMNIPPQLYNELHRGDEMKFCPHCHRMLYVL; this comes from the coding sequence ATGGACAGCCATACATTAAAAGAGCAGATTGAGTTGCTGATCGATCTCCAGGGCAAAGAGATCGCGGCCGCCCAAATAGACGCCGAACTTAAAAAAATTCCGGCGCAGATTTCAGAGATGGATGCCGGCCTGGCGGAGATAGAGAAAAGGTTCGAAGAAGAGAAGGCCTCACTGGAATCTTTAAAGAAAACCTATCGAACCCAGGAAGCCGATATCCAGACCCATCAATCCCGCATTCAAAAACGGGAATCCCAGCTTCGATCGGTTAAAACCAACCAGGAGTATCGGGCCATATTAAAAGAGATTGGCGGTATTAAAGCCGAAGCCTCCAGAATCGAAGATAATATGCTCCAATGCCTTGATGACACGGAGGCGGCGGAAAAAGGTATTGCTGAAATGAGCCGCGAATACAAGCAGGAGCAGGCGCAGATTTCCGAAAAAAAGGCTGAACTGGAAGCCTATGCCGAATCCCGGCGCAAGGCCCGGGATAAGCTTTTGGCGGAGCGTGATGAGATTATGCAGCATATTCATGCGGATATGCTTAAACGGTATAATTTTGTCAAGCAGCAGACCGGCGGGGTGAAGGTCATTGTGGCCGCGCGGGAGGGCATCTGCATGGGGTGTAACATGAACATCCCGCCCCAGCTTTATAATGAACTCCACCGCGGTGATGAGATGAAATTCTGTCCGCATTGTCATCGTATGCTTTATGTTTTATAA
- a CDS encoding ABC transporter ATP-binding protein: protein MLKIEDLVVKIGDKTILDRINMEIPEGETHILFGPNGSGKTSLMMTIMGFSGYEVSSGRILFKGEDITHMPIHERARLGIGVSFQRPPTIAGLKTKDVVSLCARGRDVDVESLADQVNFSQFLDRDVNRNFSGGEIKRSEMLQLMAQQPDLVLLDEPESGVDLENIVLLGDIVNTLLERGIKCPRTLTPTPHRKPRTKSALVITHTGHILDYITADQGQVLYDGHLCCLKNPREILKWIREYGYEECVRCAIV, encoded by the coding sequence ATGTTAAAAATAGAAGATCTTGTCGTTAAAATCGGGGATAAAACCATTTTGGACCGGATTAATATGGAAATTCCCGAGGGGGAGACCCACATCCTGTTCGGTCCCAACGGCTCGGGCAAAACCTCCCTGATGATGACCATCATGGGATTTTCCGGCTACGAGGTGAGCAGCGGCCGCATCCTGTTCAAAGGCGAAGATATCACCCATATGCCGATCCATGAGCGTGCCAGACTGGGAATCGGCGTTTCCTTTCAGCGCCCGCCCACCATAGCCGGGCTTAAAACCAAGGATGTGGTTTCGCTATGCGCCCGCGGCCGGGATGTGGATGTCGAATCACTGGCGGATCAGGTGAACTTCTCCCAGTTTCTGGATCGGGATGTGAACCGCAATTTTTCCGGCGGGGAAATCAAGCGCTCGGAGATGCTTCAGTTAATGGCCCAGCAGCCGGATCTGGTGCTTCTGGATGAGCCGGAATCCGGCGTGGATCTTGAAAATATTGTCCTGCTGGGCGATATCGTCAATACGCTGCTTGAAAGAGGGATTAAGTGCCCAAGAACCCTCACCCCCACCCCGCATCGCAAACCGCGGACCAAATCCGCCCTGGTGATTACGCATACCGGACACATCCTTGACTACATTACGGCAGACCAGGGGCAGGTCCTATATGACGGTCATTTATGCTGCCTTAAAAATCCCCGGGAAATTCTTAAGTGGATACGGGAATATGGATATGAGGAGTGTGTGCGATGCGCGATAGTGTAG
- a CDS encoding SufD family Fe-S cluster assembly protein, which translates to MRDSVDKKKSLDADLKQYKPSSGGHAYIEDLQLADKDDSQRWINVGVDISEHNRAATFIQKDSSVIHSRARTEGVEMLSISDALEKYDWLQGYMWQHLSPDKDAYTAQATQMPYNGYFIHARAGAKIEQPLQSCLYMAEDGAVQNVHNIVIAEENSEMHIITGCATASHAMSGLHLGVSEFYVKKGAVVHFTMIHDWGAEVNVRPRTAIHVEEGGVIVSNYISLRPVGSLEMNPLTILDGPGAVARFNSILVATHDSWLDVGSRVMLNHPDTRAEIISRGITAGGTIIARGELVGKVAGCKGHLECKGLILKDGLMHAIPELQGYVPGVDMSHEAAVGKIDQGEIEYLMARGLDEDEAVSTIVRGFLNVNIEGLPPALAAEIDKAVTETQKDMM; encoded by the coding sequence ATGCGCGATAGTGTAGACAAGAAAAAATCCCTCGACGCGGATTTGAAGCAATATAAACCATCATCCGGGGGCCATGCCTATATTGAAGACCTGCAACTGGCGGACAAAGACGACTCCCAACGCTGGATTAACGTTGGCGTGGATATTTCAGAGCATAACCGGGCGGCGACTTTCATTCAAAAGGACAGCTCCGTGATCCATTCCCGGGCCAGGACCGAAGGGGTGGAAATGCTCTCCATCAGCGATGCCCTGGAAAAGTATGACTGGCTGCAGGGTTATATGTGGCAGCATCTTTCCCCGGACAAGGATGCCTATACCGCGCAGGCCACACAGATGCCGTATAACGGCTATTTCATCCATGCAAGGGCGGGCGCAAAAATCGAGCAGCCGCTCCAATCCTGTTTGTATATGGCCGAAGACGGGGCGGTTCAGAATGTCCATAACATCGTGATCGCTGAAGAAAACTCGGAAATGCACATTATCACCGGCTGCGCCACGGCTTCGCATGCCATGTCCGGCCTGCATCTGGGGGTATCGGAGTTTTATGTGAAAAAAGGCGCGGTGGTTCATTTTACGATGATCCATGACTGGGGCGCGGAGGTCAATGTGCGGCCGCGCACGGCGATCCACGTGGAAGAGGGCGGAGTTATCGTATCCAATTATATTTCGCTTCGCCCGGTGGGATCTCTGGAGATGAACCCCCTGACCATCCTGGACGGCCCGGGCGCGGTGGCCCGGTTTAACAGCATACTGGTTGCCACCCATGACTCCTGGCTGGATGTGGGCTCGCGGGTGATGTTAAACCACCCGGATACCCGGGCGGAAATTATTTCCAGAGGCATCACCGCCGGCGGGACCATCATCGCCCGCGGCGAGCTTGTGGGCAAGGTGGCCGGCTGCAAGGGGCATCTGGAATGCAAGGGGTTGATTTTAAAGGACGGCCTGATGCACGCCATTCCGGAGCTCCAGGGCTATGTGCCGGGGGTGGATATGTCCCATGAGGCGGCGGTGGGCAAAATTGATCAGGGGGAGATTGAGTATCTGATGGCCCGGGGCCTTGACGAGGACGAGGCGGTGTCAACCATTGTTCGCGGGTTTTTAAATGTAAATATCGAGGGGCTTCCGCCGGCGCTGGCTGCGGAGATTGATAAGGCCGTAACCGAAACCCAGAAGGATATGATGTAG
- a CDS encoding HPr family phosphocarrier protein, whose product MDKPKTELCDISFAEKVRFYSNDYLKCFMYLSQYELPDNIFTKSFFSKLITTSHLLEDFLDFHGAKNNSKWYFYRELSAAIRHLSLGGYSQRHIGNRLAFYDIDSKEDFRVHGDFVLEFMTNSLMQLAPLVIEEAESLSISMPDTPYSAEDFPGVTTSEVLDYDFDDEEKDLQRKHLVWVANEFLSIADDFDAYEFYDVYDQEALKDLVPSRVNEVEIRRFEMLVHNLQSSFDTYVIHGGYRYGNRQLKQLRAYFSVIFHLLQIMGRLLHFYERHLIEVGYKQAYKTAREKLSELVDPDILLDCTINYGLHYVNHYFSAGRAVALEILSENVERTAITANIPKDLGFHARPSLLVAKIVQNYGGQVDMIVSGDRFDASSVLDIQWAGGKIQKENIQQVTFEGDARALKDIEVLASVNYGEDRMGKGIPLPKSLQYLR is encoded by the coding sequence GTGGATAAGCCAAAAACCGAGCTTTGCGACATTTCGTTTGCCGAAAAGGTACGTTTTTATTCCAATGATTATCTGAAGTGTTTCATGTATCTTTCCCAGTATGAGCTGCCGGATAATATATTCACCAAAAGCTTTTTTTCCAAGCTGATCACCACTTCTCATCTGCTTGAGGACTTTCTTGATTTTCACGGGGCCAAAAACAACTCCAAATGGTACTTTTACCGGGAATTGTCCGCTGCCATCCGGCATTTAAGTCTGGGCGGGTATTCCCAGAGGCATATCGGCAATCGCCTGGCTTTCTATGACATTGACAGCAAAGAGGATTTCCGTGTGCACGGGGATTTTGTTCTTGAATTTATGACAAATTCACTGATGCAGCTGGCGCCGCTCGTTATCGAAGAGGCGGAAAGCTTAAGCATCAGCATGCCGGATACCCCTTATTCCGCAGAGGATTTTCCCGGGGTCACAACCAGTGAAGTACTGGATTATGATTTTGATGATGAGGAAAAGGATCTTCAGCGCAAGCACCTGGTATGGGTCGCAAATGAATTCCTCTCCATTGCCGATGATTTTGATGCCTATGAGTTCTATGACGTCTATGACCAGGAGGCGCTGAAAGATTTGGTGCCCAGCCGCGTGAATGAGGTGGAGATCAGGCGGTTTGAAATGCTGGTCCATAATCTTCAGTCCTCATTTGACACCTATGTGATCCACGGCGGCTATCGCTACGGCAACCGGCAGCTGAAACAGCTTCGGGCGTATTTTTCCGTGATATTCCACCTCTTGCAGATTATGGGACGTCTGCTTCATTTTTACGAACGTCATCTCATCGAGGTGGGATATAAGCAGGCCTACAAAACCGCCCGCGAAAAACTAAGCGAATTGGTGGATCCGGATATCCTGCTGGACTGTACCATCAATTACGGGCTTCACTATGTAAACCACTATTTTTCCGCCGGCCGGGCGGTAGCCCTGGAAATATTGAGCGAAAATGTCGAACGGACCGCCATCACGGCCAATATTCCCAAGGACTTAGGCTTTCATGCCCGTCCGAGCCTTCTGGTGGCCAAAATCGTTCAAAATTACGGCGGCCAGGTGGATATGATCGTAAGCGGTGACCGCTTTGATGCGAGCAGCGTTCTGGATATCCAGTGGGCAGGCGGGAAAATTCAGAAAGAAAACATCCAGCAGGTGACCTTTGAAGGCGATGCCCGGGCGCTAAAGGATATTGAGGTGCTTGCCAGCGTAAATTACGGGGAAGATCGCATGGGCAAGGGGATCCCGTTGCCCAAAAGCCTGCAGTATCTCAGATAA
- the ispD gene encoding 2-C-methyl-D-erythritol 4-phosphate cytidylyltransferase — MRGEAIGIIVAGGQGVRMDAGMPKQYLILNGLPILSRTILALAAVHEIQAIYLVAPKSDFAYCQRAVIAPIAPSQNIMLVPGGKSRQESVYNGLFAVSGEEGIAVIHDGVRPFAEPACIQACIQAAGAHGACIVGVPASDTIKQVTEAGFVANTLDREALWMAQTPQAFDLKYIRKAHEHARETGFSATDDASVIEHYGGAVRMIRGSPFNIKITTPADLKLAQLMLDNDFFNT; from the coding sequence ATGAGGGGCGAGGCCATTGGAATAATCGTTGCCGGCGGCCAGGGCGTCCGCATGGATGCCGGCATGCCAAAGCAGTACCTGATATTAAACGGCCTGCCCATCCTCAGCCGAACGATTCTCGCCCTTGCCGCTGTCCATGAAATTCAAGCCATTTATCTGGTGGCACCAAAATCCGATTTTGCCTATTGCCAGCGGGCGGTAATAGCCCCAATTGCGCCCAGTCAGAACATCATGCTGGTTCCCGGCGGTAAAAGCCGCCAGGAATCGGTTTATAACGGGCTTTTTGCCGTATCCGGCGAGGAAGGCATTGCGGTGATCCATGACGGGGTCCGACCCTTTGCCGAGCCCGCCTGTATCCAAGCGTGTATTCAGGCGGCTGGTGCGCACGGGGCCTGCATCGTCGGAGTACCGGCAAGTGATACCATAAAGCAGGTGACAGAGGCCGGCTTTGTGGCAAATACGCTGGACCGGGAGGCCCTGTGGATGGCCCAAACGCCCCAGGCATTTGACTTGAAATATATCCGCAAGGCCCACGAACATGCGCGAGAAACCGGATTTTCGGCAACCGATGACGCCTCGGTTATCGAACATTACGGCGGTGCTGTTCGGATGATCCGGGGAAGTCCCTTTAATATCAAGATCACCACGCCGGCTGATTTAAAGCTTGCGCAGCTCATGCTTGATAACGATTTTTTTAATACTTAA
- a CDS encoding nitroreductase family protein, translating into MQDFMNVIKERRTIRNYEDRAVEEEKLKAVLEAVQWSPSWANTQCWEVVVVKDPAVKEKLKEDAVPGANPASKSLTRAPVVLALCAKLGTSGFYKEQTTTKFGDWFMFDLGIATQNICLAAHAMGLGTVIMGLFDHDKAKAALNVPDGYELVSLIPMGYPAKVPSAPKRREISEFTHTDTF; encoded by the coding sequence ATGCAGGATTTCATGAACGTCATCAAGGAAAGGCGAACCATTCGCAACTATGAGGACCGGGCTGTTGAGGAGGAAAAACTTAAAGCCGTTCTGGAAGCCGTCCAGTGGAGCCCGTCCTGGGCCAATACCCAGTGCTGGGAGGTCGTGGTCGTAAAGGACCCGGCGGTAAAGGAAAAGCTCAAAGAAGACGCCGTACCCGGGGCCAATCCGGCCTCTAAATCGCTTACCCGGGCGCCGGTGGTGCTGGCCCTTTGCGCGAAGCTGGGAACATCCGGTTTTTATAAGGAGCAGACAACCACCAAGTTTGGGGACTGGTTTATGTTTGATCTGGGCATTGCCACCCAGAATATCTGCCTGGCGGCGCATGCCATGGGGCTTGGTACGGTCATCATGGGCCTGTTTGACCATGACAAGGCCAAGGCGGCGTTAAATGTGCCGGACGGGTATGAACTGGTTTCCCTGATCCCTATGGGCTATCCCGCCAAGGTGCCGTCTGCGCCCAAGCGCAGGGAAATCTCCGAATTTACTCATACGGATACCTTTTAA
- a CDS encoding sigma 54-interacting transcriptional regulator has product MTTSSVENKTKSELLREIADLRRQVAELRSLARDRESAEAALKESEERYRSVFENTGTATIIIEDDMTISMVNVKFENLTGYSKAEIEGRMKWTEFVVAEDLERMKTYHLKRRQDNRAAPTEYECRVFNRFGEVKDMYLRIDMIAGSQSSVASFMDITAFKQTEAALMESERKLSKLMGNLPGMAYRCRNDRRRTMKFVSAGCKWLTGYPAYELIDNANRTFVDLMHPEDRAHVDAQLREIQAAGRPFQMEYRIVTASGAVKWVWEEGVGIVSEDGELREVEGFISDITEHKKEEQQLRKENIKLKSFIKERYKFGDIIGKNASMQDVYERISKAAATPANVIIYGESGTGKDLVAREIHRMSDHHDKPFVPVNCSAIPENLFESEFFGYKKGAFTGAVKDKPGYFDLANGGTLFLDELGEIGLAAQVKLLRVIEGGGYTPVGGSELRHANVRIVAATNRDLKKAVKSGRMREDFFYRIHIIPITLPPLRERKDDLPLLIEHFLGIYKDKGNAPEINGKLLGRLYNYDWPGNVRELQNVLQRFITLKTLDFMTSAVAESDPAVPADTEYDAVAPGFLNEAVAQFEKDRILEQLEANRWHKRRTAEHLGINRKTLFRKMKQHGIS; this is encoded by the coding sequence ATGACAACTTCTTCTGTTGAAAACAAAACCAAATCCGAGCTGCTTCGCGAAATCGCCGATCTCCGGCGGCAGGTCGCGGAGCTTCGGAGTCTCGCCCGGGACCGGGAATCCGCTGAAGCCGCCTTAAAAGAAAGCGAGGAGCGGTACCGGAGCGTTTTTGAGAATACCGGCACAGCCACCATTATCATTGAAGACGATATGACCATCTCCATGGTCAACGTCAAATTCGAAAACCTGACCGGCTATTCCAAGGCCGAAATCGAGGGCCGGATGAAATGGACCGAATTTGTGGTGGCCGAAGATCTGGAGCGAATGAAAACCTACCACCTCAAGCGGCGGCAGGACAACCGCGCGGCGCCCACAGAGTATGAGTGCCGGGTGTTCAATCGGTTCGGCGAAGTAAAGGATATGTACCTCCGGATTGATATGATAGCCGGCTCTCAATCGAGCGTGGCGTCTTTTATGGATATCACCGCCTTTAAACAGACCGAGGCCGCCCTGATGGAAAGCGAGCGAAAGCTCTCCAAGCTGATGGGGAACCTCCCGGGCATGGCCTATAGATGCCGAAACGACAGGCGCCGGACCATGAAGTTTGTGAGCGCCGGATGCAAGTGGCTGACCGGATACCCGGCCTATGAGCTGATTGACAACGCGAACCGCACATTTGTCGATTTGATGCACCCCGAAGACCGGGCGCATGTGGATGCCCAGCTCCGTGAGATTCAGGCGGCCGGCCGGCCGTTTCAGATGGAATATCGGATTGTCACCGCCTCCGGTGCGGTCAAATGGGTCTGGGAGGAGGGTGTGGGCATTGTCTCCGAAGATGGTGAGCTTCGGGAGGTGGAGGGGTTTATCTCGGATATCACCGAGCACAAAAAGGAGGAGCAGCAGCTTAGAAAAGAGAACATAAAGTTAAAGTCGTTTATTAAGGAACGCTATAAATTTGGCGATATTATTGGAAAAAATGCATCCATGCAGGACGTGTATGAACGGATTTCCAAGGCCGCGGCCACCCCTGCCAACGTGATCATCTACGGCGAATCCGGCACCGGCAAGGATCTGGTGGCCCGGGAAATCCATCGGATGAGTGATCATCATGATAAGCCCTTTGTGCCGGTTAACTGCAGTGCCATTCCGGAAAACCTGTTTGAAAGCGAGTTTTTCGGCTACAAAAAAGGGGCATTTACCGGCGCGGTTAAAGACAAGCCGGGCTATTTTGATCTGGCCAACGGGGGCACCCTTTTTCTGGATGAACTGGGCGAGATCGGCCTGGCTGCCCAGGTGAAGCTTTTGCGGGTGATTGAAGGCGGCGGCTATACGCCGGTCGGAGGAAGCGAGCTCCGGCATGCAAATGTGCGGATTGTGGCCGCCACCAACCGGGATTTAAAAAAAGCGGTAAAGAGCGGGCGGATGCGGGAGGATTTCTTTTACCGGATTCATATTATCCCGATAACCCTGCCGCCGCTTCGCGAGCGAAAGGATGACCTGCCCCTGCTAATCGAGCATTTTCTGGGTATCTACAAAGACAAAGGCAATGCGCCGGAAATTAACGGCAAACTCCTGGGTCGGCTCTATAACTATGACTGGCCCGGAAACGTCCGGGAGCTTCAGAATGTGCTCCAGCGCTTCATTACCTTAAAGACCCTGGATTTTATGACATCTGCGGTGGCTGAATCCGACCCCGCCGTTCCGGCGGATACGGAGTATGATGCGGTGGCGCCTGGATTCTTAAACGAGGCAGTGGCGCAGTTTGAAAAAGATCGGATTTTAGAGCAGCTAGAAGCCAACCGCTGGCACAAGCGCAGAACTGCTGAACACCTCGGTATCAACCGAAAGACCCTGTTTCGAAAAATGAAACAACATGGTATTTCTTAG
- the csb2 gene encoding type I-U CRISPR-associated protein Csb2 — protein MLGIELSFPAGRYHANPWGRNVNEGEVEWPPSPYRLIRALIDVWKRRRPDWSIGRFQPILHILSGTPCYRLPEAATAHIRTFQSSNKKDPAAKQLIFDAFVAVKKTDRILLGLKNDPDGSAAEDLDDLLSELNFLGRSESWVKSKLVELPDDIDWNCRPVENGAAAGVTDQSQVACLMPETAFKDLPLPDTCSWLDAVCTNTRDLLSKGWNQPPAIQWSTYEMKPGLLNHFKPKQRRSGYQPVARCARYALSSPVLPHVKETISFAERIRKHVMGIHRNVQGGDPGLISRRFSGKDDSAAPLQDHGHAFFLPLDEDNDNRIDHLLIKVKNPFEESELLALDRLRSVWQSGGKPDVELILTEISESADFTRAKTWVSATPFVTARHYRKGRGSYEQWLTNEIMRECEFHNLPQPVNVNWIQWTLTGSHPVRWMQFMRGKKGERPFRGHGCILNFDTPVAGPFALGARCHFGLGMFQPMPDAV, from the coding sequence ATGCTGGGCATTGAACTGAGTTTTCCGGCGGGCCGGTATCATGCCAACCCCTGGGGCCGAAACGTCAACGAGGGGGAAGTGGAATGGCCGCCGTCACCCTATCGCCTGATACGGGCGCTGATTGATGTCTGGAAACGAAGACGCCCGGATTGGAGCATAGGCCGGTTTCAACCGATTTTACACATTTTGAGCGGTACGCCATGCTATCGCCTCCCTGAAGCGGCAACGGCCCACATACGAACATTCCAGAGCAGCAACAAAAAGGATCCAGCCGCCAAGCAGTTAATTTTTGATGCCTTTGTGGCCGTAAAAAAAACCGACCGTATCTTGCTGGGCCTGAAAAATGATCCTGATGGATCGGCTGCCGAGGATCTGGATGATCTTCTTTCAGAGCTAAATTTCCTTGGCCGCTCCGAGTCATGGGTCAAATCGAAACTGGTCGAACTCCCGGATGATATTGATTGGAATTGCCGGCCAGTAGAGAATGGTGCGGCGGCCGGGGTGACGGACCAGTCACAGGTGGCCTGCTTGATGCCTGAAACGGCTTTCAAGGATCTGCCCCTCCCGGACACATGTTCCTGGCTGGATGCCGTCTGCACAAACACCCGCGATCTGCTCAGCAAGGGCTGGAATCAGCCGCCGGCAATACAGTGGTCCACCTATGAAATGAAGCCGGGCCTTTTGAACCATTTTAAGCCCAAACAAAGGAGAAGCGGTTACCAGCCGGTTGCCCGTTGTGCCAGGTACGCGCTGTCCTCACCCGTACTGCCCCATGTAAAGGAAACGATCAGCTTTGCCGAAAGGATCCGAAAGCATGTAATGGGTATTCATCGAAACGTCCAAGGTGGCGATCCCGGCTTGATCTCCAGGCGGTTTAGCGGTAAAGACGACTCTGCTGCACCGCTTCAGGACCACGGCCACGCGTTTTTTCTGCCCTTGGATGAAGATAATGATAACCGCATCGACCATTTATTGATCAAGGTAAAAAATCCATTTGAGGAAAGTGAACTGTTAGCGCTGGACAGGCTTCGGTCAGTCTGGCAGTCCGGTGGCAAACCGGATGTGGAACTGATTCTCACTGAAATATCAGAATCTGCAGACTTTACCCGGGCTAAAACCTGGGTGAGCGCAACCCCCTTTGTTACTGCCCGCCATTACCGTAAAGGCCGGGGTAGTTATGAGCAGTGGCTGACAAATGAAATTATGCGCGAATGCGAGTTCCACAATTTACCCCAACCGGTGAATGTTAACTGGATTCAATGGACACTGACCGGTTCGCACCCCGTCCGGTGGATGCAGTTTATGCGGGGGAAAAAGGGGGAGAGGCCATTTCGCGGGCATGGATGCATTCTGAATTTTGACACCCCCGTAGCGGGGCCATTCGCACTCGGCGCCCGATGTCATTTTGGCCTGGGCATGTTTCAGCCCATGCCGGATGCCGTATAA
- the cas7u gene encoding type I-U CRISPR-associated RAMP protein Csb1/Cas7u — protein MLDQMKTNQRLLLEAELAPIQGDRFQPTGFPDIGPATYQLADGTRKLLVESAQSMANRLEAVILGPDNDLIPELQGLSYVKAQLSGASDAETNTLIEAHRLNSPYIITDEKFKEAFQSEADYYKGKPLDWRKIAKTVFKYDVNALLHGLFLANLEDGRVKIPRALSGFVEASDVGEVVSGGVKNNPIDPTGKIRAQKHDKDVYGNVPYQRVEFTAGQIIAHFNLDLGLIKSYELGDEATDLLIALGLYKIQKFFHDGLRLRTACDLRLKNGGVKISEPSGATIPATEKLLRFVQDKINACSSMFANPPVTHIDTATVAKLDKKEGE, from the coding sequence ATGCTTGATCAAATGAAAACAAACCAAAGGCTCTTATTGGAAGCCGAACTGGCGCCGATTCAGGGAGATCGTTTCCAGCCAACGGGATTTCCGGATATCGGGCCGGCCACATACCAGTTGGCCGATGGCACCCGTAAGCTGCTCGTCGAATCCGCCCAGTCCATGGCCAACCGACTGGAAGCGGTTATTCTGGGGCCGGATAACGACCTCATCCCGGAACTGCAAGGGTTGTCCTATGTCAAAGCACAGCTCTCCGGGGCATCGGATGCCGAGACAAACACCCTTATTGAAGCCCATCGCCTAAATTCTCCATACATTATCACGGATGAAAAGTTTAAAGAGGCATTCCAGTCAGAGGCGGATTATTATAAAGGCAAGCCGCTGGACTGGCGAAAGATCGCAAAAACAGTATTTAAATATGATGTCAACGCCCTCTTGCACGGCCTGTTTCTGGCAAACCTGGAAGATGGGCGGGTAAAAATTCCCCGGGCGCTAAGCGGGTTTGTCGAGGCATCAGATGTCGGAGAGGTTGTATCAGGAGGGGTTAAAAACAACCCGATTGATCCGACCGGCAAAATCCGCGCCCAAAAACATGACAAGGACGTCTACGGCAACGTCCCGTATCAGCGGGTTGAATTCACCGCAGGCCAAATAATCGCCCACTTCAACCTGGATCTCGGGCTGATCAAAAGCTATGAACTGGGAGATGAGGCAACGGACCTGTTGATTGCGCTTGGGCTGTACAAGATCCAGAAATTCTTTCATGACGGTCTGAGGCTAAGAACAGCCTGTGATCTGCGGTTGAAAAACGGCGGTGTCAAAATTTCTGAGCCATCCGGGGCAACCATTCCGGCAACTGAAAAATTGCTCCGCTTTGTGCAGGATAAAATCAATGCCTGCAGTTCGATGTTTGCAAATCCACCGGTTACGCACATCGATACAGCAACGGTTGCCAAATTAGACAAAAAAGAAGGCGAATAA